One part of the Deltaproteobacteria bacterium RIFCSPHIGHO2_02_FULL_44_16 genome encodes these proteins:
- a CDS encoding glutamate--tRNA ligase, with translation MTQVKVRFAPSPTGSLHIGGARTALYNWLFARHHGGSFLLRIEDTDWERSTKEFEQSILDGMRWLGLTWDGDPIYQSARTDLYKDHIARLVAEGKAYYCTCTKEELEAKRQKALASGQKPKYDGTCRNKNAERSANTVVRFRAPEKGVTSFNDLCRGEITFENSELDDLVIARADGSPTYNLTVVVDDALMGITHIIRGDDHIANTPRQMLLYQALGFPVPALAHLPMIYGADKKKLSKRHGAVSVVEYEQMGFLPDAMINYLARLGWSHGDQEIFSRDELVQHFHLDQVGSSPAVFDREKLRWVNSQHQLRISDSELAHMVRPFLEKMGLKITDHEYAAKAIRTEKERGRTLEELAQMSAFYFRDEVIFDEKAVSTWLNTEGKALLHKIKERLQALETFDEAHIAKLFESIMTETDLKMVKLAQPCRVALCGTTISPGIYEVIAILGKEKTLQRLERALSQ, from the coding sequence ATGACTCAGGTCAAAGTTCGATTTGCACCCTCTCCCACAGGATCCCTCCACATCGGAGGAGCGCGCACTGCGCTCTACAACTGGCTTTTTGCGCGACATCACGGCGGCTCTTTTTTGCTCCGCATTGAAGACACAGATTGGGAACGATCGACCAAAGAATTCGAACAATCGATTCTCGATGGCATGCGTTGGCTCGGCCTCACCTGGGACGGCGATCCCATCTATCAATCTGCTCGTACCGATCTCTATAAAGACCACATCGCTCGCTTGGTTGCTGAAGGAAAAGCATATTACTGCACGTGTACGAAAGAAGAACTCGAAGCAAAACGTCAGAAAGCTTTGGCGTCCGGACAAAAACCGAAATACGACGGCACATGCCGAAACAAAAACGCTGAGCGCTCAGCGAATACTGTTGTCCGTTTTCGTGCTCCTGAAAAAGGGGTCACTTCATTCAATGATCTTTGCCGCGGCGAAATCACGTTTGAAAATAGCGAGCTCGATGATCTCGTGATTGCCCGCGCTGATGGAAGTCCTACCTATAATCTCACGGTCGTTGTCGATGATGCTCTCATGGGCATCACACATATCATTCGCGGTGATGATCATATTGCGAATACTCCGCGCCAGATGCTTCTCTATCAAGCCCTAGGGTTTCCGGTACCGGCGCTTGCGCATCTGCCGATGATTTACGGAGCTGATAAGAAAAAACTTTCAAAGCGGCATGGCGCAGTTTCTGTTGTCGAATATGAACAGATGGGTTTTCTCCCTGATGCCATGATCAATTATCTTGCACGCCTTGGCTGGTCACACGGCGATCAGGAAATTTTTTCGCGGGATGAACTCGTTCAACATTTTCATCTCGATCAGGTCGGTTCTTCTCCTGCGGTCTTTGATAGAGAAAAATTACGTTGGGTCAACAGTCAACACCAGCTTCGCATTTCTGATTCTGAGCTTGCCCATATGGTTCGGCCTTTTCTGGAGAAAATGGGTTTAAAAATTACGGATCATGAATATGCCGCCAAAGCGATTCGAACCGAAAAAGAGCGCGGACGCACGCTCGAAGAATTAGCACAAATGTCTGCGTTTTATTTTCGCGATGAAGTCATTTTTGATGAAAAAGCGGTAAGCACATGGCTTAACACTGAAGGAAAAGCTCTTCTTCATAAAATAAAGGAAAGGCTGCAAGCTCTTGAGACATTTGATGAAGCTCATATTGCAAAACTTTTTGAATCGATCATGACGGAAACTGATCTCAAGATGGTCAAACTTGCTCAACCTTGTCGTGTGGCACTTTGCGGGACAACGATCAGTCCCGGCATCTACGAAGTCATCGCGATTTTAGGAAAAGAAAAAACTCTTCAACGTCTGGAACGAGCACTCAGTCAATAA
- a CDS encoding transcriptional regulator NrdR: protein MNCPYCHIPDSSVIDSRVSKDGELIRRRRECSKCQRRFTTYERVEETLPIVVKKDGRRESFDRLKIINGIRKACEKRPVSTKTIDELVDRVERSVLDLGETEIKSSALGERIMHELHQLDEIAYVRFASVYRSFKDINEFMQELSDLLQRQK from the coding sequence ATGAACTGTCCTTATTGCCACATTCCAGATAGTAGCGTTATCGACTCCCGCGTTTCCAAGGATGGCGAGCTTATCCGACGTCGTCGCGAGTGCAGCAAGTGCCAACGACGTTTCACCACCTACGAACGTGTTGAAGAGACGCTTCCGATTGTGGTCAAAAAAGATGGACGTCGCGAATCCTTCGATCGATTAAAAATTATCAACGGCATTCGCAAGGCATGTGAAAAAAGACCGGTCAGTACAAAAACAATCGATGAACTGGTGGATCGTGTGGAACGTTCTGTACTTGATTTGGGAGAAACAGAAATAAAAAGTTCCGCACTTGGAGAGCGGATTATGCATGAGCTTCATCAGTTGGATGAAATAGCCTATGTCCGTTTCGCTTCTGTTTACCGCTCTTTTAAAGACATTAATGAATTCATGCAAGAACTCAGCGATCTTCTTCAGCGACAAAAATGA
- a CDS encoding transcriptional regulator: MSGHSKWSSIKHKKGALDAKRGKLFSKLIKEITVAARIGGGDPGANPRLRTILDKARAANMPGDNVARAIKKGTGELEGFTFEEVTFEGYGPGGAAVLVETLTDNRNRTVAELRHMFTKNGGNMGEAGCVSWMFTKRGVLTFDKSIGEEKLMELCLDAGAEDILEDEDLLTVLTEPTVFEKVRETCNKQGLKPLDANITMVPQNTIKLEGTDAEKMLKLMEALEDHDDVQNVSANFDIDTKTMEAVA, encoded by the coding sequence ATGTCCGGTCATTCCAAGTGGTCGTCTATTAAACATAAGAAAGGAGCTCTCGATGCCAAAAGAGGAAAACTTTTCTCGAAGCTTATCAAGGAAATCACTGTTGCCGCACGCATTGGGGGCGGTGATCCAGGTGCAAATCCAAGGCTTCGCACCATTCTCGACAAGGCGCGTGCAGCCAATATGCCAGGTGACAACGTCGCGCGCGCTATCAAAAAAGGGACCGGAGAGCTTGAAGGTTTTACATTCGAAGAGGTCACTTTTGAAGGGTATGGTCCTGGGGGGGCTGCCGTCCTCGTCGAAACGTTAACCGATAATCGGAATCGGACCGTTGCTGAGCTTCGTCATATGTTTACGAAAAATGGTGGGAACATGGGTGAAGCTGGGTGTGTCTCGTGGATGTTTACCAAACGCGGCGTTCTTACCTTTGACAAATCGATCGGTGAAGAAAAATTGATGGAACTCTGTCTCGATGCTGGCGCTGAGGACATTCTTGAAGATGAAGATCTTCTGACGGTCCTTACAGAACCAACAGTTTTTGAAAAAGTTCGCGAAACATGCAACAAACAAGGGCTCAAGCCACTCGATGCCAATATCACGATGGTTCCTCAAAATACGATCAAGCTTGAAGGGACCGATGCAGAGAAAATGCTCAAGCTCATGGAAGCTCTTGAAGATCACGATGATGTGCAAAACGTCTCGGCTAATTTTGATATCGACACCAAGACCATGGAAGCTGTCGCATAA
- a CDS encoding type II secretion system protein GspN: MKLFRLIGYLFFFAISFVFFLYWMFPYDALRGRIAGVLEQQLGSNVDVEILSLKPSAFSGMKAKRLSINMREKGEILPLLNIDEAIAKISFFSLLFGTPRLDFSLQCGKGMIRGTGRRSGVTIELDIDVEDFDLASLQIFSSRYGLHLTSRIDGSFRLTLDQQNFLRSNGKADLVFRALSLQPSEIEVAGTIMTLPEIVFSRGKNARLSAEMIKGALSIETLKFEGGDIGLDLSGKIFLSQSISNLRLNLNGSFRDSPKLTETFPVFFLIEKQKTADGTYPLSITGPVTKPSVKIGSFSLPI, translated from the coding sequence ATGAAACTCTTTCGCTTGATCGGTTATCTCTTTTTTTTCGCGATCAGCTTTGTTTTTTTTCTCTACTGGATGTTTCCGTATGATGCACTTCGTGGGCGCATTGCAGGGGTGTTGGAGCAACAACTGGGAAGCAATGTCGACGTCGAAATTCTTTCCTTAAAGCCATCTGCTTTTTCAGGGATGAAAGCAAAACGTCTTTCGATCAATATGCGGGAAAAAGGAGAAATCCTTCCACTGCTGAATATCGATGAGGCGATCGCTAAAATTTCTTTCTTTTCATTACTCTTTGGAACACCTCGCCTCGATTTTTCTCTCCAATGTGGAAAAGGGATGATTCGAGGAACGGGGCGAAGGTCTGGAGTAACGATCGAGCTCGATATTGATGTTGAAGATTTCGACCTTGCGTCTCTCCAGATATTCTCTTCTCGCTATGGACTTCATCTCACCAGTCGCATTGATGGTTCCTTTCGTTTGACGTTGGATCAGCAAAATTTTCTTCGTTCCAATGGAAAAGCTGATTTAGTGTTTCGGGCTTTATCACTTCAACCATCTGAAATTGAGGTTGCAGGCACAATCATGACCTTGCCAGAAATTGTTTTTTCTCGAGGGAAAAATGCGCGTCTCAGCGCTGAAATGATCAAAGGAGCGCTCTCCATTGAAACACTCAAGTTTGAGGGAGGAGATATTGGGTTAGATCTTTCTGGGAAAATTTTTCTTTCTCAAAGCATTTCCAATTTACGCTTAAACTTGAATGGATCTTTCCGAGATTCTCCAAAACTGACAGAAACCTTTCCGGTTTTCTTTTTAATTGAAAAACAAAAAACAGCGGACGGAACCTATCCTCTTTCGATTACGGGACCTGTGACAAAACCGTCAGTGAAGATCGGCAGTTTCTCCCTTCCGATCTAA
- a CDS encoding ribose 5-phosphate isomerase B: MRIILASDHAGFSLKEKIKAWLQQKGYVVHDVGAFSEERSDYPGFAHQAAEKLAKGEADRGVLVCGSGIGMCMAANRTPGVRAAVLRNEEDARLSRAHNDANVACLGGRLTDPEEGTKLLEIFLNTPFEGGRHIPRLQKLEKKNDCF; encoded by the coding sequence ATGCGAATTATCCTCGCCTCAGATCATGCTGGTTTCTCCCTCAAAGAGAAAATCAAGGCGTGGCTTCAACAAAAAGGATATGTCGTTCACGATGTTGGCGCTTTCTCCGAAGAGCGAAGCGATTATCCTGGCTTTGCGCACCAGGCCGCTGAAAAATTAGCAAAGGGTGAGGCTGATCGAGGCGTTCTGGTGTGTGGTTCTGGGATTGGGATGTGTATGGCAGCAAATAGAACTCCTGGTGTGCGCGCTGCTGTTCTCCGAAACGAAGAAGATGCTCGTCTTAGTCGTGCGCATAATGATGCAAATGTGGCATGTCTCGGCGGTCGATTAACTGATCCAGAAGAAGGAACAAAACTCCTCGAGATTTTTTTGAACACTCCTTTTGAAGGAGGAAGACATATTCCTCGCCTTCAAAAGCTGGAGAAGAAAAATGATTGCTTCTGA
- a CDS encoding riboflavin synthase subunit alpha, which translates to MFTGIIEGVGRIRSFRKKGDGVEIEVEVDFNLERSNVGDSIAVNGCCLTVTSRLGKSFWADLSPETLSRTTLGTLQVEDPVNLERALQLGQRLHGHIVQGHIDGVGKILKINEFNGGVQLLIEIPGNLSRYMVDKGSITVDGVSLTINHCDQDHFSVMVIPHTKLKTTFSGLDVGDMVNLEVDIIGKYVEKLTFLDSEQYRKSSEITKEFLKKHGF; encoded by the coding sequence ATGTTTACCGGAATCATTGAAGGAGTGGGACGCATTCGTTCGTTTCGAAAAAAAGGAGACGGAGTTGAGATTGAAGTCGAAGTCGATTTTAATCTTGAGCGTTCAAATGTAGGCGATTCGATTGCGGTCAATGGATGTTGTCTTACCGTAACGTCGCGTCTCGGAAAAAGTTTTTGGGCCGATCTTTCACCGGAGACGCTTTCTCGCACGACGCTCGGAACTCTTCAGGTGGAAGATCCTGTGAATTTGGAGCGAGCATTGCAACTTGGCCAACGGCTTCACGGACATATTGTTCAAGGGCATATCGACGGTGTCGGAAAGATATTAAAAATCAATGAGTTTAATGGAGGAGTTCAACTTTTGATTGAAATTCCTGGAAACCTTTCGCGATATATGGTCGACAAGGGATCTATTACGGTCGATGGAGTGAGTCTTACGATCAATCATTGTGATCAGGATCACTTTTCGGTCATGGTGATACCGCATACGAAACTGAAAACGACATTCTCAGGACTTGATGTTGGGGATATGGTCAATCTTGAGGTTGATATTATTGGAAAATATGTAGAGAAATTGACATTCCTCGATAGCGAACAGTATCGAAAAAGTTCTGAGATCACAAAGGAGTTTTTAAAAAAACATGGATTCTAA
- a CDS encoding acyl carrier protein translates to MADSHIEKRVREIIADQLGIADEDISPQSSFHHDLGADSLDLVELYMALEEEFEIDIPPEVTDELSTVADIIRYIERQPN, encoded by the coding sequence ATGGCTGATTCCCATATCGAGAAGCGTGTTCGCGAGATTATTGCTGATCAACTCGGAATTGCTGACGAAGATATTTCTCCTCAATCTTCTTTTCATCACGATCTTGGCGCCGATTCCCTCGATCTCGTTGAGCTCTATATGGCTCTTGAAGAAGAATTCGAAATTGACATTCCGCCTGAAGTCACCGATGAGTTATCGACGGTAGCAGATATTATTCGTTACATTGAACGCCAACCAAACTAA
- a CDS encoding crossover junction endodeoxyribonuclease RuvC → MIILGIDPGSRTTGYGLVSVQGKNIEHVDNGSISPSHTSLPQRLQYIYDALTKLIQEYRPDVMALEEIFVAHNVRSAMVLGHARGVAMLCAVNARLILEEYSAREVKQAVVGFGTASKLQIQQMTKSLLKLPEIAAVDAADALAVALCHGQSQHLKERIKKAGGA, encoded by the coding sequence ATGATCATCCTCGGCATTGATCCTGGAAGTCGAACGACAGGATACGGACTTGTTTCTGTTCAGGGGAAAAATATTGAACACGTTGATAATGGAAGCATCTCCCCTTCTCACACTTCACTTCCTCAGCGCTTACAATATATTTACGATGCACTGACAAAGTTGATTCAAGAGTACCGTCCTGATGTTATGGCTTTAGAAGAAATTTTTGTGGCGCACAATGTGCGAAGCGCTATGGTCTTAGGACATGCACGTGGTGTCGCGATGCTCTGTGCTGTCAATGCACGTCTCATTCTTGAAGAATATTCAGCACGTGAAGTCAAACAAGCAGTTGTCGGTTTTGGAACAGCATCAAAACTACAAATACAACAGATGACCAAATCGCTCTTAAAACTTCCTGAAATTGCCGCGGTCGATGCGGCTGATGCGCTTGCCGTGGCGCTCTGCCATGGACAAAGTCAGCATCTCAAAGAACGAATCAAAAAGGCAGGCGGCGCATGA
- a CDS encoding Holliday junction DNA helicase RuvB → MNQDFPLTTPFLADEEAVFDATLRPRKLTEYIGQSAVKERLRVFIDAAKKRKEHLDHVLFSGPPGLGKTTLAYIIAKELGVNITVTSGPVLERQGDLAAILTNLAEHDVLFIDEIHRLHHTIEEVLYPAMEDFQLDLLIGQGPSAKSVRLDLPKFTLIGATTRAGLLTAPLRDRFGVQSRLEFYFPEELSLIIKRSAKLLNVPIEETGAIEIAARSRGTPRIANRLLKRVRDYAQVKAEGRISKNIAHEALKMLEVDEHGLDQMDRKILLTIIEKFGGGPVGVETISSAISEEKETIEDIHEPYLIQCGFLNRTPRGRIATPLAFSYFGKTPLTPQKAQPDFFSA, encoded by the coding sequence ATGAATCAGGATTTTCCCCTCACCACTCCTTTTTTAGCCGATGAAGAAGCAGTATTTGATGCAACACTTCGTCCGCGAAAATTGACGGAGTATATTGGTCAGTCTGCAGTCAAAGAACGACTCCGTGTTTTTATTGATGCTGCAAAAAAACGGAAAGAACATCTCGATCATGTCCTCTTCTCAGGTCCACCAGGACTTGGGAAAACAACACTTGCCTATATCATTGCGAAAGAGTTGGGAGTCAATATTACCGTCACCTCAGGCCCCGTCCTCGAGCGCCAAGGGGATCTTGCGGCGATTCTCACGAACCTCGCAGAACATGATGTTCTTTTTATTGATGAGATCCATCGTCTTCACCATACAATTGAAGAAGTTCTTTATCCTGCAATGGAAGATTTCCAACTCGATCTCTTGATCGGTCAGGGACCAAGCGCAAAAAGTGTCCGACTTGATCTTCCGAAGTTTACGCTTATTGGCGCCACGACTCGAGCTGGACTGCTCACAGCGCCATTGCGTGATCGTTTTGGCGTTCAATCGCGCCTTGAATTTTATTTTCCCGAAGAACTCTCGCTGATCATTAAACGCTCGGCAAAGCTTCTGAATGTCCCGATCGAAGAGACTGGAGCAATCGAAATTGCAGCGCGCTCGCGTGGCACTCCGCGTATCGCGAATCGACTCCTCAAACGAGTTCGTGATTATGCTCAAGTAAAAGCAGAGGGAAGAATTAGTAAAAACATCGCTCACGAAGCTCTCAAAATGTTGGAAGTAGATGAGCATGGACTCGACCAGATGGATCGTAAAATTCTCCTCACCATCATCGAAAAATTTGGAGGTGGCCCGGTTGGTGTGGAAACAATTTCCTCAGCCATTAGCGAAGAGAAAGAGACGATTGAAGATATTCATGAACCTTATCTCATTCAATGTGGGTTCCTCAACAGGACTCCGCGCGGGCGTATCGCAACTCCTCTCGCTTTTTCTTATTTTGGAAAAACTCCTCTCACTCCACAAAAAGCACAGCCAGATTTTTTCAGCGCATGA
- a CDS encoding type IV pili twitching motility protein PilT: protein MTRTLKSLLALTVERRASDLHLNVGIPPKIRIDGKLVSADEKIVTSEEAKALCFECLSKEQIARLEHDFSIDLSFGLEGISRFRGNVYWAQGNISGAFRTISERISKPEELGIPPVVTGLTSRPRGLILVTGATGSGKSTTLASLVEIINETRNEHIITIEDPIEFVYRQKKCTIHQREVGKDALNFPSALKYVLRQDPDIVLIGEMRDLETIQSAITIAETGHLVFATLHTNTTSQTIDRIIDVFPPHQQPQVRTQLSFILEGILCQQLLPKKGGGRQLALEILIPTPGIRNLIREGKTHQIFSQMQMGQQDTGMITLDQSLAKLVKEGVIEKSEALVRCSSRADLQKLLDE from the coding sequence ATGACACGAACACTGAAATCACTTCTTGCTCTCACCGTGGAACGCAGAGCAAGCGATCTTCATCTCAATGTCGGCATTCCCCCTAAAATTCGTATCGATGGGAAGCTCGTCTCCGCGGATGAAAAAATAGTCACCTCAGAAGAAGCAAAAGCTCTTTGTTTTGAATGTCTTTCAAAAGAGCAAATTGCACGTCTTGAACACGATTTTTCGATCGATCTCTCGTTTGGTCTTGAAGGGATTTCGCGTTTTCGCGGAAACGTCTATTGGGCCCAAGGAAATATTTCAGGAGCTTTTCGAACCATTTCCGAAAGAATTTCAAAACCAGAAGAACTGGGGATTCCTCCCGTAGTGACAGGTCTCACCAGCAGACCGCGCGGACTTATTCTGGTGACAGGGGCAACAGGTTCAGGAAAATCGACCACGCTTGCTTCGCTCGTTGAAATTATCAATGAAACCAGAAACGAACATATTATTACGATCGAAGATCCTATTGAGTTCGTCTATCGACAAAAAAAATGCACGATTCACCAACGAGAAGTTGGGAAAGATGCTCTCAATTTCCCCAGTGCTCTCAAATATGTTTTACGCCAAGATCCTGATATTGTGCTCATCGGAGAAATGCGAGACCTTGAAACGATCCAGAGTGCAATTACGATCGCAGAAACCGGGCATTTGGTCTTTGCGACCCTTCATACGAACACGACGTCACAAACCATTGACCGAATTATCGACGTTTTTCCTCCGCATCAACAGCCTCAAGTCAGAACGCAGCTAAGCTTCATTTTAGAAGGGATTTTGTGTCAGCAACTCCTTCCCAAAAAAGGAGGCGGTCGGCAATTAGCCCTGGAAATTCTGATTCCTACCCCTGGCATTCGCAATCTTATTCGAGAAGGAAAAACCCATCAGATTTTTTCTCAGATGCAAATGGGACAACAAGATACCGGCATGATCACCCTTGATCAATCGCTTGCAAAATTGGTAAAGGAAGGAGTAATCGAAAAGAGTGAAGCCCTGGTTCGCTGTTCAAGTCGCGCGGACCTTCAAAAATTACTCGATGAATGA
- a CDS encoding serine hydroxymethyltransferase (catalyzes the reaction of glycine with 5,10-methylenetetrahydrofolate to form L-serine and tetrahydrofolate) yields the protein MIASELTKTDSAISKIIQKEIDRQEYGLELIPSENYVSKAVLSAMGSVLTNKYAEGYPHKRYYGGCEVVDEAEELAIERAKQLFGAFGVNVQPHSGSQANMAVYFALLNPGDTIMGLNLSEGGHLTHGSPVNFSGKFFKVIPYGLEKQTERIDYDQVRTLAREHRPRMIIAGGSAYSRDIDYQTFRSIADEVNAYLVADISHPAGLIAADLLNDPLPHCHVVTTTTHKTLRGPRAGMILFQEEFAKAINKMIFPGIQGGPLMHIIAAKAVAFTEALQPSFRDYAKAVIENTQAMATTLMDRGYRIVSGGTDTHLFLIDLTERGISGKEAEDALGHAAITVNKNTVPHETRSPFVTSGIRLGAPAITTRGMGKGEMKRIAIWIADAIESRHDEKKLAEIKNNVRQLCEAFPIYR from the coding sequence ATGATTGCTTCTGAGCTGACAAAAACAGATTCTGCAATTTCCAAGATCATTCAAAAAGAGATCGATCGTCAAGAATATGGTCTTGAGCTGATACCTTCTGAAAATTATGTTTCAAAAGCTGTTCTCTCAGCCATGGGATCAGTGCTCACCAACAAATATGCTGAAGGGTATCCGCACAAACGTTACTACGGTGGCTGTGAAGTGGTCGATGAAGCAGAAGAGCTTGCAATCGAACGGGCGAAGCAGTTGTTTGGCGCGTTTGGAGTCAATGTTCAACCACATTCCGGAAGCCAGGCAAATATGGCGGTCTACTTTGCGCTTCTCAATCCCGGCGATACCATTATGGGACTCAATCTTTCTGAAGGGGGGCATTTAACTCACGGTTCTCCCGTTAATTTTTCTGGAAAATTTTTTAAGGTCATTCCTTACGGACTTGAGAAGCAAACAGAACGAATCGATTACGATCAAGTTCGTACACTCGCGCGTGAACATCGGCCCCGAATGATTATTGCCGGAGGTTCAGCATATTCGCGCGATATTGATTATCAAACGTTTCGAAGCATTGCCGATGAAGTGAATGCGTATCTCGTTGCGGACATTTCACATCCCGCAGGATTGATTGCTGCCGATCTTTTGAATGATCCTCTTCCACACTGTCATGTTGTCACCACTACAACTCACAAAACATTGCGCGGGCCACGAGCTGGGATGATTTTATTTCAAGAAGAATTTGCAAAAGCGATCAACAAAATGATTTTTCCTGGAATTCAAGGGGGACCGCTGATGCATATCATTGCTGCAAAGGCTGTCGCCTTCACGGAAGCCTTACAGCCTTCGTTTCGGGATTATGCAAAAGCAGTGATTGAAAACACGCAGGCAATGGCAACGACCTTAATGGATCGTGGATACCGCATTGTTTCCGGAGGAACAGATACTCATCTTTTTCTTATTGATCTCACCGAGCGTGGAATCAGTGGAAAAGAAGCAGAAGATGCACTGGGACACGCAGCGATCACCGTGAATAAAAATACGGTTCCGCATGAAACCCGTTCTCCTTTTGTCACCAGTGGTATTCGTCTCGGGGCGCCGGCGATTACCACACGCGGTATGGGGAAAGGTGAGATGAAACGGATCGCCATCTGGATCGCAGATGCGATTGAGTCTCGTCATGATGAAAAAAAACTTGCAGAGATCAAAAATAATGTACGTCAACTGTGTGAAGCGTTTCCTATTTATCGATGA
- a CDS encoding Holliday junction DNA helicase RuvA has product MIALLTGKLLSKQTDRCVIDVQGVGYEVIASLQTISRLPETGTPFTLHIYTYIREDQMTLYGFNDLSEKEIFRKLIAISGIGPRMAISLLSGVPVPDLITSICGEDVARLSTIPGIGKKTAERIVIELKDKLVSLLPLSTTGLSRKNISPFEEACSALINLGYSKPTAEMALHKIEERDNMALPEILKQALKELARS; this is encoded by the coding sequence ATGATCGCACTCTTAACCGGAAAACTTCTGTCGAAACAAACTGATCGCTGCGTGATTGATGTTCAAGGAGTGGGATATGAAGTCATTGCTTCGCTTCAAACGATCTCTCGTCTTCCAGAAACAGGAACTCCTTTCACGCTTCATATTTATACCTATATCCGCGAAGATCAAATGACCTTGTATGGATTCAATGATCTTTCGGAAAAAGAGATTTTTCGAAAACTCATTGCGATTTCAGGGATCGGTCCTCGCATGGCCATCTCTCTTCTTTCTGGCGTCCCTGTTCCTGATCTGATTACGTCTATCTGCGGAGAGGACGTTGCTCGTCTTTCGACCATTCCTGGTATCGGAAAGAAAACCGCTGAGCGCATTGTCATTGAACTCAAAGATAAACTTGTTTCTCTTCTCCCTCTTTCAACCACGGGACTCAGTCGAAAAAATATTTCTCCCTTTGAAGAAGCCTGTTCCGCATTGATAAATTTAGGATATTCGAAGCCAACGGCAGAAATGGCCCTGCATAAGATAGAAGAGAGAGACAACATGGCATTGCCAGAAATTTTAAAACAAGCGCTCAAGGAGCTTGCTCGATCATGA
- a CDS encoding riboflavin biosynthesis protein RibD, protein MNQNEKYMHRALELARRGLGSTSPNPPVGAVIVKAGRIIGEGYHRKAGTPHAEVHALRMAVKETKGKIGKGAALFVTLEPCNHYGRTPPCTEVIIASGIKHVVIGTRDPNPHVLGKGIRKLRASGIQVEVGILSQACSELIRPFAHWLQTGRPFVTCKAALTLDGNIATARGESQWITGAACRRYVHQLRDEHDVMLVGARTVMKDNPRLTIRKNSHEKTKPVVVVESRMEFSSHAHLFSRAPHQLIIATTKYAPRSRIAWGQKKGFEILICRESKGRVVLVDLLFQLGGRGVTSLFVEGGGEIFSSLIKAKMINRFVLCYAPKFLGGAARSLFPHLSIPQLAMAPQLKNVQHRVYGDDIVIEGEVVYSKE, encoded by the coding sequence ATGAACCAAAATGAAAAATACATGCACCGTGCTCTTGAACTTGCACGTCGAGGTCTCGGCTCTACGTCACCCAATCCTCCGGTGGGTGCAGTTATCGTCAAAGCAGGACGAATTATCGGTGAAGGATATCATCGAAAAGCAGGAACGCCTCATGCTGAGGTGCATGCATTACGGATGGCTGTCAAGGAAACCAAAGGGAAAATAGGGAAGGGTGCAGCCCTTTTTGTAACATTGGAACCTTGCAATCATTATGGAAGAACACCTCCGTGTACGGAAGTGATCATTGCTTCAGGAATAAAACACGTTGTGATTGGGACGCGCGATCCAAATCCACATGTTTTGGGAAAAGGAATCCGAAAACTTCGTGCTTCTGGCATTCAGGTAGAAGTGGGGATTTTGTCGCAAGCCTGTTCTGAGCTCATTCGTCCTTTTGCACATTGGCTTCAAACAGGCCGACCGTTTGTCACCTGCAAAGCAGCTCTTACTCTGGATGGAAACATTGCAACGGCTCGGGGCGAATCTCAATGGATAACAGGCGCAGCCTGTCGACGATATGTGCATCAGCTTCGGGATGAACATGATGTGATGCTTGTTGGAGCTCGGACGGTGATGAAAGATAATCCTCGTCTTACCATCAGAAAAAATTCACACGAAAAAACAAAACCGGTAGTGGTGGTAGAGAGTCGCATGGAATTTTCCTCACACGCGCATCTTTTTTCCAGAGCGCCACACCAGTTGATCATTGCGACGACAAAGTATGCGCCTCGATCGCGCATTGCGTGGGGACAAAAAAAAGGATTTGAGATTTTGATATGTCGCGAATCAAAAGGGAGAGTCGTGCTTGTAGATCTTTTATTTCAGCTCGGAGGGCGAGGAGTGACCTCGCTTTTTGTCGAAGGAGGAGGAGAAATATTTTCGAGTTTGATAAAAGCAAAGATGATCAATCGTTTTGTTCTCTGCTATGCGCCAAAATTTTTGGGAGGGGCTGCGCGTTCTCTTTTTCCACACCTGTCGATTCCTCAACTTGCGATGGCACCGCAGTTGAAGAATGTTCAGCATCGTGTATATGGCGATGACATCGTGATTGAAGGAGAGGTTGTGTACTCCAAAGAATGA